From the genome of Lasioglossum baleicum chromosome 13, iyLasBale1, whole genome shotgun sequence, one region includes:
- the LOC143215108 gene encoding uncharacterized protein LOC143215108 isoform X4, with translation MIVAAGETPLDAPRNAQSHTEPKNDVTEMINPVKCGLHVNEREKNQGQLVYSMEPYLTSIKPMAVQRKRC, from the exons GTGAAACCCCATTGGACGCACCGAGGAATGCACAATCTCACACCGAGCCCAAAAATGATGTCACAGAAATGATTAATCCAGTAAAGTGCGGTCTCCATGTgaacgaacgagagaagaatcAG GGCCAGTTGGTGTACTCCATGGAACCATACTTAACTTCGATTAAGCCTATGGCGGTTCAACGAAAACGCTGTTAA
- the LOC143215108 gene encoding uncharacterized protein LOC143215108 isoform X1, translated as MIVAAGETPLDAPRNAQSHTEPKNDVTEMINPVKCGLHVNEREKNQVLQPESRSEIFTDHSKNLQRSKLAVTCYFEQETLADVRRWYRQQEKVNRICRKKLTSLFISPRI; from the exons GTGAAACCCCATTGGACGCACCGAGGAATGCACAATCTCACACCGAGCCCAAAAATGATGTCACAGAAATGATTAATCCAGTAAAGTGCGGTCTCCATGTgaacgaacgagagaagaatcAG gTCCTGCAGCCTGAATCtcgaagcgaaattttcacagaccACTCGAAGAATCTCCAGCGTTCGAAACTCGCTGTCACGTGCTACTTTGAACAAGAAACGCTAGCTGATGTCAGACGTTGGTATCGACAGCAGGAAAAAGTCAACCGAATCTGTCGTAAAAAGTTGACGTCACTGTTTATATCGCCGAGAATATGA
- the LOC143215108 gene encoding uncharacterized protein LOC143215108 isoform X2, whose product MINPVKCGLHVNEREKNQVLQPESRSEIFTDHSKNLQRSKLAVTCYFEQETLADVRRWYRQQEKVNRICRKKLTSLFISPRI is encoded by the exons ATGATTAATCCAGTAAAGTGCGGTCTCCATGTgaacgaacgagagaagaatcAG gTCCTGCAGCCTGAATCtcgaagcgaaattttcacagaccACTCGAAGAATCTCCAGCGTTCGAAACTCGCTGTCACGTGCTACTTTGAACAAGAAACGCTAGCTGATGTCAGACGTTGGTATCGACAGCAGGAAAAAGTCAACCGAATCTGTCGTAAAAAGTTGACGTCACTGTTTATATCGCCGAGAATATGA
- the LOC143215108 gene encoding uncharacterized protein LOC143215108 isoform X3 has protein sequence MIVAAGETPLDAPRNAQSHTEPKNDVTEMINPVKCGLHVNEREKNQNTEHLRKRNSRLTNNTCLLEIARIASGR, from the exons GTGAAACCCCATTGGACGCACCGAGGAATGCACAATCTCACACCGAGCCCAAAAATGATGTCACAGAAATGATTAATCCAGTAAAGTGCGGTCTCCATGTgaacgaacgagagaagaatcAG AATACTGAGCACTTACGAAAGCGAAATAGTCGCCTAACCAACAACACGTGCCTACTCGAAATCGCCAGAATAGCAAGTGGAAGGTGA
- the LOC143215108 gene encoding uncharacterized protein LOC143215108 isoform X6 yields MIVAAGETPLDAPRNAQSHTEPKNDVTEMINPVKCGLHVNEREKNQGESSMCTKEMQALSNLG; encoded by the exons GTGAAACCCCATTGGACGCACCGAGGAATGCACAATCTCACACCGAGCCCAAAAATGATGTCACAGAAATGATTAATCCAGTAAAGTGCGGTCTCCATGTgaacgaacgagagaagaatcAG GGTGAGTCGAGCATGTGCACGAAGGAGATGCAAGCACTATCTAATCTCGGCTAA